A genomic stretch from Haloferax sp. Atlit-12N includes:
- a CDS encoding alanyl-tRNA editing protein, with protein MTEARYLDDATTHEFEATVETVRGSDRVVLDRTYFYPTGGGQPNDTGTLSEDGEDGDVETWDVTDVRKRDRIEHVVAARRRAHSRYHTAQHLLSAVLLDEFDAETTGNQLYADHAHLDCAYGRFDGDDLRTIETRLNDLVASDLPVRWYSLDREEAEATLDPERTRLHLLPDSIREVRIVEIGDADDPFDRTACAGTHVSTTGDIGTVSVTGRTTQGSAHERVNFVLE; from the coding sequence GTGACCGAAGCACGATACCTCGACGACGCGACGACACACGAGTTCGAGGCGACCGTCGAGACAGTCCGCGGCAGCGACCGCGTCGTTCTCGACCGGACCTACTTCTACCCGACCGGCGGCGGCCAGCCGAACGACACGGGCACCCTATCGGAAGACGGCGAGGACGGCGACGTCGAGACGTGGGACGTGACGGACGTACGGAAACGCGACCGAATCGAACACGTCGTCGCGGCGCGGCGGCGCGCCCACAGCCGCTACCACACGGCTCAGCACCTCCTCTCTGCGGTCCTCCTCGACGAGTTCGACGCCGAGACGACCGGCAACCAACTGTACGCCGACCACGCGCACCTCGACTGCGCCTACGGCCGCTTCGACGGCGACGACCTCCGGACCATCGAGACGCGCCTGAACGACCTCGTCGCGTCCGACCTCCCCGTCCGGTGGTACAGCCTCGACCGCGAGGAGGCCGAGGCGACGCTCGACCCCGAGCGAACCCGACTGCACCTGCTTCCGGACTCGATTCGGGAGGTCCGAATCGTCGAAATCGGCGACGCTGACGACCCCTTCGACCGGACCGCCTGCGCGGGGACGCACGTCTCGACGACGGGCGACATCGGCACGGTCTCCGTCACCGGCCGGACGACCCAAGGCTCGGCTCACGAGCGCGTGAACTTCGTCCTCGAATAG
- the proS gene encoding proline--tRNA ligase: MSDEQELGITESKQYNTGEWYAEVVQKAGLANYGPEGMSGFIVTRPRGYALWESIQNYLDGEFKKTGVQNAYFPLFIPESYLEREKDIVEGFDPEVAWVTHGGHEELEERLAVRPTSESIIAPYMAQWVRSHRDLPLRVNQWASVVRWEATETKPFFRTKEFLWQEGHTAHETRDGAWDETMTRLSQYQSLYEDVLAIPVLRGAKPEHDKFPGADTTTTVEALMPDGKSVQAGTSHYLGTSFAEAFDLTYTTEDEDEEPAHTTSWGLSWRSLGALIMTHSDDQGLVLPPTIAPEQVVIVPIWQADTQEKVLEYAEDIAEDLEDAGVRVELDARDERNPGFKFNEWELKGVPVRFEIGPNEVDDEVVTVVHRPDGESVELDRENIAEAVQEQFDEVYAKLYAAAEENLEENVREASARNEILGTIGQHGGYVKAPWCGDEACEEEIKDQIAAEIVMVPLNDEDAEIHDGEDCAVCGDDAEETAYFAKSY; this comes from the coding sequence ATGAGCGACGAGCAGGAACTCGGTATCACCGAGTCGAAGCAGTACAACACCGGCGAGTGGTACGCCGAGGTCGTCCAGAAGGCGGGCCTCGCGAACTACGGTCCGGAGGGGATGAGCGGCTTCATCGTGACTCGCCCGCGCGGCTACGCGCTGTGGGAGTCCATCCAGAACTACCTCGACGGCGAGTTCAAGAAGACGGGCGTCCAGAACGCGTACTTCCCGCTGTTTATCCCCGAGAGCTATCTCGAACGCGAGAAGGACATCGTCGAGGGCTTCGACCCCGAGGTCGCGTGGGTCACCCACGGCGGCCACGAGGAACTCGAAGAGCGCCTCGCCGTCCGTCCGACCTCCGAGTCCATCATCGCGCCCTACATGGCCCAGTGGGTCCGTAGCCACCGCGACCTCCCGCTCCGCGTGAACCAGTGGGCCTCCGTCGTGCGCTGGGAGGCGACTGAGACGAAGCCGTTCTTCCGAACCAAGGAGTTCCTCTGGCAGGAGGGCCACACGGCCCACGAGACCCGCGACGGCGCGTGGGACGAGACGATGACCCGCCTCTCGCAGTACCAGTCGCTCTACGAGGACGTGCTCGCCATCCCCGTGCTCCGCGGCGCGAAGCCGGAACACGACAAGTTCCCCGGCGCGGACACGACGACGACCGTCGAGGCGCTCATGCCCGACGGCAAGTCCGTGCAGGCCGGCACTTCCCACTACCTTGGCACCTCCTTCGCCGAGGCGTTCGACCTCACCTACACGACCGAAGACGAGGACGAAGAGCCCGCCCACACGACCTCGTGGGGGCTGTCGTGGCGCTCGCTCGGCGCGCTCATCATGACGCACTCCGACGACCAGGGGCTCGTCCTGCCGCCGACCATCGCGCCCGAGCAGGTCGTCATCGTCCCCATCTGGCAGGCCGACACGCAGGAGAAGGTCCTCGAGTACGCCGAGGACATCGCCGAAGACCTCGAAGACGCCGGCGTCCGCGTCGAACTCGACGCCCGCGACGAGCGCAACCCCGGGTTCAAGTTCAACGAGTGGGAGCTCAAGGGCGTCCCTGTCCGCTTCGAAATCGGTCCGAACGAGGTCGACGACGAGGTCGTCACGGTCGTCCACCGCCCCGACGGCGAGTCAGTCGAACTCGACCGCGAGAACATCGCCGAGGCCGTCCAAGAGCAGTTCGACGAGGTGTACGCGAAGCTCTACGCCGCCGCCGAGGAGAACCTCGAAGAGAACGTCCGCGAGGCGTCCGCCCGAAACGAGATTCTCGGCACTATCGGCCAGCACGGCGGCTACGTGAAAGCGCCGTGGTGCGGTGACGAGGCCTGCGAGGAGGAGATTAAAGACCAAATCGCCGCCGAAATCGTCATGGTTCCCCTGAACGACGAGGACGCGGAGATTCACGACGGCGAGGACTGTGCGGTCTGCGGCGACGATGCCGAGGAGACCGCGTACTTCGCGAAGTCCTACTGA
- a CDS encoding HD domain-containing protein produces the protein MGVEIKESAVSDAEFEDMKRFVSDYLSASVENEDDGGRMRWYPWHSAEYRFNHILNVVDLATRIADREGADVDVVRVAALFHDISKLEADQEVHAEEGARVAREFLSTHGDYPESFLEQVCQVVSDHSYQGPLTDVSLETRCLIEADILDKIGANGTALMLLRMGYEARTHMDAAEMVERVFERGRDASERLETDTAQSFAHQRLKRVKWFREWLEDEVPEMDHDGQFN, from the coding sequence GTGGGCGTTGAAATCAAAGAGTCGGCCGTCTCCGACGCGGAGTTCGAGGATATGAAGCGCTTCGTCTCGGACTATCTCTCTGCGAGCGTCGAAAACGAAGACGACGGCGGGCGGATGCGCTGGTACCCGTGGCACTCCGCGGAGTACCGATTCAACCACATCCTCAACGTCGTCGACCTCGCGACGCGCATCGCCGACCGCGAGGGCGCGGACGTGGACGTCGTCCGCGTCGCCGCCCTCTTTCACGACATCTCGAAGCTCGAAGCGGACCAGGAGGTCCACGCCGAGGAGGGCGCTCGCGTCGCCCGCGAGTTCCTCAGCACCCACGGCGACTACCCCGAGTCCTTCCTCGAACAGGTGTGTCAGGTCGTCTCCGACCACTCGTATCAGGGGCCGCTGACGGACGTGTCGCTGGAGACGCGCTGTCTCATCGAGGCCGACATCCTCGACAAAATCGGCGCGAACGGCACCGCGCTGATGCTCCTGCGGATGGGCTACGAGGCGCGGACGCACATGGACGCCGCCGAGATGGTCGAGCGCGTCTTCGAGCGCGGCCGCGACGCCTCAGAGCGTCTCGAAACCGACACGGCCCAGAGCTTCGCTCACCAGCGGCTCAAGCGCGTCAAGTGGTTCCGCGAGTGGCTCGAAGACGAGGTCCCCGAGATGGACCACGACGGCCAGTTCAACTGA
- a CDS encoding nucleoside triphosphate pyrophosphohydrolase, which translates to MPREYDKLVRDDIPRIVRESGETPVVHAADDEEFDRRLREKLVEEAEEFAESGRVEELADVYAIVDAVLDRRDEDWETVQTTAREKAAERGGFEDGIVLERVE; encoded by the coding sequence ATGCCCCGCGAGTACGACAAACTCGTCCGCGACGACATTCCCCGAATCGTCCGCGAGTCGGGCGAGACGCCGGTCGTCCACGCCGCCGACGACGAGGAGTTCGACCGCCGACTGCGCGAGAAACTGGTCGAAGAGGCCGAAGAGTTCGCCGAATCCGGACGCGTCGAAGAACTCGCAGACGTGTACGCCATCGTCGACGCGGTCCTCGACCGACGCGACGAGGATTGGGAGACGGTCCAGACGACAGCACGAGAGAAAGCGGCCGAGCGCGGTGGATTCGAAGACGGCATCGTGCTCGAACGGGTGGAGTGA
- a CDS encoding PQQ-binding-like beta-propeller repeat protein, producing the protein MTRDYSRRTVLATLGALTASGVAGTSLADSHSTADSDTVTTEDWSQSRAEPGRTGAVAPESAPDDEYAALSWLDGTWHRTSANEVLVDDGAVFQTFYTNDSTFRGGVVAYEADTGEERWKYIAPEYGASEPGIGRVTDTPAVAEGTLFVTSEAGYTDSDVKYGGLHALDLDTGEINWQKTPADYASPDAKWLGTPLIADGSLYVQHLTNASADPDQQESVVVELDPESGEVVWRSDASYRSYPYIGDDETLYGMATYTDAKNELVAWNANDGSRRWTAVLEDGVNFADSAHKNGRIYRSSGNRFRTDEINRVVAHSDEDGSIEWETRLTPDGEESARFISAPAVADGTVYVTTALDVDSVAEEGILSTVYALDADTGDTLWTHDTSTEFHGDPSVAGDTVYLGGSAIPKAIGDLERERRHPTIHALSTEDGSQQWSYLVRHEQDAPSRKASTPALAGGRILTGYLEEESTEQAGVFALEGSPEAPDSRNLPRSSDAPVARIVTDPEDADSTDLDSGTTVGLDGTASTGEVATYEWQFGEGASFEARGSTTEITLDFCGTLDVTLRVTGPDGNQSTDRVRLSTDR; encoded by the coding sequence ATGACCCGAGATTACTCGCGGCGGACAGTCCTCGCCACGCTCGGTGCCCTCACGGCATCCGGCGTGGCCGGCACCTCGCTCGCGGACAGTCACTCGACGGCAGACTCGGACACGGTCACGACCGAGGATTGGTCGCAGTCTCGTGCCGAACCGGGACGCACCGGCGCAGTCGCTCCCGAATCGGCGCCCGACGACGAGTACGCCGCCCTGTCGTGGCTCGACGGAACGTGGCATAGGACCAGCGCGAACGAGGTACTCGTCGACGACGGGGCCGTCTTCCAGACGTTCTACACCAACGACAGCACGTTCCGCGGGGGCGTCGTCGCCTACGAGGCCGACACCGGTGAGGAACGCTGGAAATACATCGCGCCGGAGTACGGAGCGTCAGAACCCGGAATCGGCCGAGTGACCGACACACCAGCAGTGGCAGAAGGGACGCTCTTCGTGACGAGCGAGGCAGGCTACACCGATTCTGATGTCAAATACGGTGGTCTCCACGCGCTCGACCTGGATACCGGCGAAATTAATTGGCAGAAGACACCAGCGGACTACGCGAGCCCGGACGCCAAGTGGCTCGGGACGCCGCTCATCGCCGACGGCTCCCTCTACGTCCAACACCTGACAAACGCCAGCGCAGACCCGGACCAACAGGAATCGGTCGTCGTGGAACTCGACCCCGAGAGCGGCGAAGTCGTGTGGCGCTCCGACGCGTCGTACCGGTCCTATCCCTACATTGGCGACGACGAGACGCTCTACGGGATGGCGACGTACACCGACGCGAAGAACGAACTCGTCGCGTGGAACGCGAACGACGGGAGCAGGCGGTGGACAGCGGTGCTGGAAGACGGTGTGAACTTCGCCGACTCGGCCCACAAAAACGGTCGTATCTACCGTTCCTCCGGGAATCGGTTCCGAACGGACGAGATAAACCGAGTCGTCGCACACAGCGACGAGGACGGGAGCATCGAGTGGGAGACGAGACTCACACCCGACGGCGAGGAGTCGGCGCGGTTCATCAGCGCACCGGCCGTCGCCGACGGAACCGTCTACGTCACCACCGCGCTCGACGTGGACTCGGTGGCCGAGGAGGGTATCCTCTCGACGGTCTACGCGCTCGACGCCGACACCGGGGACACGCTGTGGACACACGACACGTCGACGGAATTCCACGGCGACCCGAGCGTCGCCGGCGACACCGTCTACCTCGGGGGGAGCGCCATCCCCAAGGCTATCGGAGACCTCGAACGCGAACGCCGACACCCCACGATACACGCGCTCTCGACCGAAGACGGGTCCCAGCAGTGGTCCTATCTGGTTCGACACGAGCAGGACGCACCGTCCCGAAAAGCATCGACGCCGGCGCTCGCGGGCGGACGAATCCTCACGGGCTATCTGGAAGAAGAGTCCACCGAGCAAGCCGGGGTGTTCGCCCTCGAAGGGAGTCCAGAGGCCCCCGATTCGAGGAATCTCCCGCGCTCCTCGGACGCCCCGGTCGCCCGAATCGTCACCGACCCCGAAGACGCCGACTCGACGGACCTCGATTCCGGGACCACCGTCGGTCTCGACGGGACCGCCTCGACGGGCGAGGTAGCGACCTACGAGTGGCAGTTCGGCGAGGGCGCGTCGTTCGAGGCGCGCGGTTCGACGACGGAGATTACGCTCGACTTCTGTGGGACGCTCGACGTGACGCTCCGCGTGACGGGTCCCGACGGCAACCAGAGCACCGACAGGGTTCGTCTCTCCACCGACAGATAG
- a CDS encoding NAD-dependent epimerase/dehydratase family protein, with protein sequence MDNALVIGGTRFIGRHLVSELLDSGYAVTIFNRGNHDNPFEDDPRVQHVQGDRTDDEALRTAKLTVDPDAVFDCVAYKPAEVASAVDIFADVDAYVYISSGAAYGSEVIPKRENETPLCDCTDEQAADDSGASYGPRKAEGDRVVFEAASRGINAMSIRPCIVYGPEDYTERLDYWIDRVLNYDRVVVPGDGTNVWHRAYVEDVASAMRVVAEEGEAGEAYNVGDRRLVTLEEMVQVIADAASTDVEVVHAGERELAAAGLSMDGFILYRGYPHVLATDKLARLGWESTPVEEAMRRSVADHRDSDRDGSEHDPGREAEERVLSILDTL encoded by the coding sequence ATGGACAACGCACTCGTCATCGGCGGCACGCGATTCATTGGCCGCCACCTCGTCTCGGAACTCCTCGACAGCGGCTACGCCGTGACCATCTTCAACCGCGGCAACCACGACAACCCCTTCGAGGACGACCCGCGCGTCCAGCACGTCCAGGGCGACCGAACGGACGACGAGGCGCTCCGGACCGCGAAACTGACCGTCGACCCCGACGCCGTGTTCGACTGCGTGGCGTACAAGCCCGCCGAGGTCGCTTCGGCGGTCGACATCTTCGCCGACGTGGACGCCTACGTCTACATCTCCAGCGGCGCGGCCTACGGAAGCGAGGTCATCCCGAAGCGCGAAAACGAGACGCCGCTTTGCGACTGCACCGACGAGCAGGCGGCGGACGACTCGGGCGCGAGCTACGGCCCGCGGAAGGCCGAGGGCGACCGGGTCGTCTTCGAGGCGGCCTCGCGAGGTATCAACGCGATGTCCATCCGCCCCTGTATCGTCTACGGCCCGGAGGACTACACCGAGCGCCTCGACTACTGGATCGACCGCGTGCTAAACTACGACCGCGTCGTCGTTCCCGGCGACGGGACGAACGTCTGGCACCGCGCCTACGTCGAGGACGTGGCGAGCGCGATGCGTGTCGTCGCCGAGGAGGGCGAGGCTGGCGAGGCCTACAACGTCGGCGACCGACGGCTCGTGACGCTCGAAGAGATGGTTCAGGTCATCGCCGACGCCGCGAGCACCGACGTCGAAGTCGTCCACGCGGGCGAGCGCGAACTCGCCGCGGCGGGCCTCTCGATGGACGGTTTCATCCTCTACCGCGGCTACCCGCACGTCCTCGCGACGGACAAACTCGCCCGACTCGGCTGGGAATCGACCCCCGTCGAGGAGGCGATGCGCCGGTCGGTCGCCGACCACCGCGACAGCGACCGCGACGGCTCCGAACACGACCCCGGCCGCGAGGCCGAAGAACGCGTGCTTTCGATTCTCGACACGCTCTGA
- the gltB gene encoding glutamate synthase large subunit, whose protein sequence is MTKPHIDAPFAQGGLADPTDERSNCGVGAVVDLENGASHRVVADSLELLENLEHRGTTGAEENTGDGAGILFQRPDEFFEAVLETELPDLYAAGSVFMPTDDEVRERVSAVVEDSLADHGLSVFDWRDVPTDNSELGATALESEPDVWQLFVEPADEMTADEFDRALYLARRAAEKAVDTLAIEGAGRFYVCSLDRKTIVYKGLLTAEQLPNYFPDLGDERMVTELALVHARFSTNTLGAWHLAHPYRQVIHNGEINTIRGNVNWMRARETDLQHEAFGDDIETLRPITKADQSDTASVDNAVELLLKGGRELPHVLRMLIPEAYRNDDAMDQSRRDWYDFHASLVEPWDGPALVAATDGDRIAAVLDRNGLRPCRYEVTTDGRLIVASEVGALDTDPAEIESRGRLQPGEIFMADPDEGRVIPDAEVFDSLTDEKYGEWLDEQQRHLDELAGDADSTSRGQVESLRATQAAFGYTHDQLNHMIEPMARDGKDPVGSMGDDTPLSVLSDLNRPLFTYFKQLFAQVSNPPIDYIREKLVTSLESRLGFQRNLLDESSDHARQLVLDSPVLTDAETAAIKDLDDDMRSAVVDITYEQGGDLREAIEAVRDEAKAVIEDGADIVVLSDRDIGSDRVAIPSLLATGAVHHSLVRNGLRNHAGLVVESGDPREVHHLATLVGYGAGAVNPYLAYQTIEDVVAGPDGADEGEAIDAYVHALEDGLLKTMAKMGISTVESYRGAQIFEAVGLDSDFVAEYFEGTEIRTEGIGLDVIEEDLLTRHAAAFGADPKLERQGEYENRSAGIHHGWNPQTVGTLQQSVRAGDYEKYQEFAELVNDQSEQLKALRGLLEFDSDREPVDIDEVEPVEDIVKRFSTAAMSLGSLSPEAHENNSIAMNRIGGKSNSGEGGEPPERFGTEKECNVKQVASGRFGVTSHYLSSADEIQIKMAQGSKPGEGGHLPGKKVNEMIAHVRYATPGVGLISPPPLHDIYSIEDLKQLIFDLKSANPDADINVKLVSEAGIGTIAAGVSKAKADVVHISGHDGGTGASPKTSIKNAGLPWELGLAEANQMLRATGLRSRIRVSVDGGMKTGRDVAIAALLGGEEYIFGTASLVTSGCVMARQCHENTCPVGVATQDENLRRRFPGEPDHVINYMTFIAQELREIMADLGFTSLDEMIGRPSLLRQVETDHEKAKHLDLSSVLAEPKTGARRKTEDQVHADIGTHVDHKLIDEAAEAIEDREPVVIRRDLSNVDRAVGAMLSNRISNAHGGEGLPDDTIRCEFDGIAGQTFGGFLARGVTMRLTGAANDYVGKGLSGGRVIVNTPAEANYEAAENILIGNVALYGATQGECYVNGLAGERFGVRNSGVKAVVEGVGDHGCEYMTGGVVAVLGETGRNFAAGMSGGVAYVYDPDDEFAAKANTEMVTLEDHLDDKDEAMLTRLVENHLAYTESDRAAELLDDWQSVLGDFVKVMPDAYAEVIAEDGREDVRNELPAKAGAIVDAGTDRVGAATTSDD, encoded by the coding sequence ATGACCAAGCCACACATAGACGCACCCTTCGCTCAGGGCGGGTTAGCCGACCCGACCGACGAGCGGTCGAACTGCGGCGTTGGGGCCGTCGTAGACCTTGAAAACGGCGCCTCGCACCGCGTCGTCGCAGACAGCCTCGAACTCCTTGAAAACCTCGAGCACCGCGGCACCACGGGCGCCGAGGAGAACACCGGAGACGGGGCGGGTATCCTGTTCCAGCGACCGGACGAATTCTTCGAAGCAGTCCTCGAAACCGAACTTCCGGACCTCTACGCGGCCGGTTCGGTGTTCATGCCGACCGACGACGAGGTCCGCGAGCGCGTTTCGGCGGTTGTCGAGGATTCGCTGGCCGACCACGGGCTGTCCGTGTTCGACTGGCGCGACGTGCCGACCGACAACTCCGAACTCGGCGCGACCGCGCTCGAATCGGAACCCGACGTCTGGCAACTGTTCGTCGAGCCGGCCGACGAGATGACCGCAGACGAGTTCGACCGGGCGCTCTACCTCGCCCGTCGAGCCGCCGAGAAGGCGGTCGATACCCTCGCCATCGAGGGCGCAGGCCGGTTCTACGTCTGCTCGCTCGACCGCAAGACCATCGTCTACAAGGGGCTGCTCACGGCCGAACAGCTCCCGAACTACTTCCCCGACCTCGGCGACGAGCGGATGGTGACCGAGCTCGCGCTCGTTCACGCGCGCTTCTCTACCAACACGCTGGGCGCGTGGCACCTCGCCCACCCGTACCGCCAGGTCATCCACAACGGCGAGATAAACACCATCCGCGGTAACGTCAACTGGATGCGCGCCCGCGAGACGGACCTCCAGCACGAGGCGTTCGGCGACGACATCGAGACGCTCAGGCCCATCACGAAGGCCGACCAGTCCGACACCGCGAGCGTCGACAACGCGGTCGAACTGCTCCTCAAGGGCGGCCGCGAACTCCCGCACGTCCTGCGGATGCTCATCCCCGAGGCGTACCGCAACGACGACGCGATGGACCAGTCGCGCCGCGACTGGTACGACTTCCACGCCTCGCTGGTCGAGCCGTGGGACGGCCCCGCGCTCGTCGCGGCGACTGACGGCGACCGAATCGCCGCCGTCCTCGACCGCAACGGCCTCCGACCGTGCCGCTACGAGGTGACGACCGACGGCCGCCTCATCGTCGCTAGCGAGGTCGGCGCGCTCGACACCGACCCCGCGGAAATCGAGTCCCGTGGCCGCCTCCAACCCGGCGAGATTTTCATGGCCGACCCCGACGAGGGTCGCGTCATCCCCGACGCCGAGGTGTTCGACTCCCTCACGGACGAGAAGTACGGCGAGTGGCTCGACGAACAGCAGCGCCACCTCGACGAGCTCGCCGGCGACGCGGACTCCACCTCGCGCGGACAGGTCGAGTCGCTTCGGGCGACACAGGCGGCGTTCGGCTACACGCACGACCAGCTCAACCACATGATAGAGCCGATGGCCCGCGACGGCAAGGACCCCGTCGGCTCGATGGGCGACGACACGCCGCTTTCGGTGCTGTCGGACCTCAACCGCCCGCTTTTCACCTACTTCAAGCAGCTGTTCGCGCAGGTGTCGAACCCACCTATCGACTACATCCGCGAGAAGCTCGTGACGAGCCTGGAGTCGCGGCTCGGCTTCCAGCGTAACCTGCTCGACGAGTCGTCCGACCACGCGCGCCAACTCGTCCTCGACTCGCCGGTCCTCACGGACGCCGAGACGGCGGCCATCAAGGACCTCGACGACGACATGCGCAGCGCCGTCGTCGACATCACCTACGAGCAGGGCGGCGACCTCCGCGAGGCCATCGAGGCCGTCCGCGACGAGGCCAAGGCGGTCATCGAAGACGGCGCGGACATCGTCGTCCTCTCCGACCGCGACATCGGCTCCGACCGGGTCGCCATCCCGAGCCTGCTCGCGACGGGCGCGGTTCACCACAGCCTCGTCCGCAACGGCCTCCGGAACCACGCCGGCCTCGTCGTCGAGTCCGGCGACCCCCGTGAGGTCCACCACCTCGCCACGCTCGTCGGCTACGGCGCGGGCGCGGTGAACCCCTATCTCGCCTACCAGACCATCGAGGACGTCGTCGCCGGCCCCGACGGGGCCGACGAGGGCGAGGCCATCGACGCGTACGTTCACGCGCTCGAAGACGGCCTGCTCAAGACGATGGCGAAGATGGGCATCTCGACGGTCGAGAGCTACCGCGGCGCGCAGATTTTCGAAGCCGTCGGTCTCGACTCCGACTTCGTCGCCGAGTACTTCGAGGGCACCGAAATCCGCACCGAGGGTATCGGCCTCGACGTCATCGAAGAGGACCTGCTGACCCGCCACGCCGCCGCCTTCGGCGCGGACCCGAAGCTCGAACGGCAGGGCGAGTACGAGAACCGCTCGGCCGGCATCCACCACGGCTGGAACCCCCAGACCGTCGGCACGCTCCAGCAGTCCGTCCGCGCCGGCGACTACGAGAAGTACCAGGAGTTCGCCGAACTGGTCAACGACCAGTCGGAACAGCTGAAGGCGCTCCGCGGTCTCCTCGAGTTCGACTCCGACCGCGAGCCCGTGGACATCGACGAGGTCGAACCCGTCGAGGACATCGTCAAGCGCTTCTCGACGGCCGCGATGTCGCTCGGTAGCCTCTCGCCGGAAGCCCACGAGAACAACTCCATCGCGATGAACCGCATCGGTGGCAAGTCCAACTCCGGCGAAGGCGGCGAACCGCCGGAGCGCTTCGGCACCGAAAAGGAGTGTAACGTCAAGCAGGTCGCCTCCGGCCGCTTCGGCGTCACCTCTCACTACCTCTCGTCGGCCGACGAGATTCAGATCAAGATGGCGCAGGGCTCGAAGCCCGGCGAGGGCGGCCACCTCCCCGGTAAGAAGGTAAACGAGATGATTGCCCACGTCCGCTACGCGACGCCGGGCGTCGGCCTCATCTCGCCGCCGCCGCTGCACGACATCTACTCCATCGAGGACCTCAAACAGCTCATCTTCGACCTGAAGTCGGCCAACCCCGACGCCGACATCAACGTCAAGCTCGTCTCCGAGGCCGGCATCGGCACCATCGCCGCCGGCGTCTCGAAGGCGAAAGCCGACGTGGTCCACATCTCCGGCCACGACGGCGGCACCGGCGCGTCGCCGAAGACCTCCATCAAGAACGCGGGCCTCCCGTGGGAACTCGGCCTCGCCGAGGCCAACCAGATGCTCCGCGCGACCGGGCTTCGCTCCCGCATCCGCGTCTCCGTCGACGGCGGCATGAAGACCGGCCGTGACGTCGCCATCGCCGCCCTCCTCGGCGGCGAGGAGTACATCTTCGGGACCGCGTCGCTCGTCACCTCGGGCTGTGTCATGGCCCGCCAGTGCCACGAGAACACCTGCCCGGTCGGCGTCGCCACGCAGGACGAGAACCTGCGCCGCCGCTTCCCCGGCGAGCCCGACCACGTCATCAACTACATGACGTTCATCGCGCAGGAACTCCGCGAGATTATGGCCGACCTCGGCTTCACCTCGCTCGACGAGATGATCGGTCGTCCCTCCCTGCTCCGGCAGGTCGAGACGGACCACGAGAAGGCCAAGCATCTCGACCTCTCGTCAGTGCTGGCCGAGCCCAAGACGGGTGCGCGCCGCAAGACCGAAGACCAAGTCCACGCGGACATCGGGACGCACGTCGACCACAAGCTCATCGACGAGGCCGCGGAGGCAATCGAGGACCGCGAGCCGGTCGTCATCCGCCGCGACCTCTCGAACGTCGACCGCGCGGTCGGCGCGATGCTCTCGAACCGGATCTCCAACGCCCACGGCGGCGAGGGCCTGCCGGACGACACCATCCGCTGCGAGTTCGACGGCATCGCCGGCCAGACGTTCGGCGGCTTCCTCGCCCGCGGCGTCACGATGCGGCTCACCGGGGCCGCGAACGACTACGTCGGTAAGGGCCTCTCCGGCGGCCGCGTCATCGTCAACACGCCCGCCGAGGCCAACTACGAGGCCGCAGAGAACATCCTCATCGGCAACGTCGCCCTCTACGGCGCGACGCAGGGCGAATGTTACGTCAACGGCCTCGCCGGCGAGCGCTTCGGCGTCCGCAACTCCGGCGTGAAGGCGGTCGTCGAGGGCGTCGGCGACCACGGCTGCGAGTACATGACCGGCGGCGTCGTCGCCGTCCTCGGCGAGACGGGCCGCAACTTCGCCGCGGGGATGTCCGGCGGCGTGGCGTACGTCTACGACCCCGACGACGAGTTCGCCGCGAAGGCGAACACCGAGATGGTGACGCTCGAAGACCACCTCGACGACAAGGACGAGGCGATGCTCACCCGCCTCGTCGAGAACCACCTCGCGTACACCGAGTCCGACCGCGCGGCCGAACTGCTCGACGACTGGCAGTCGGTACTCGGCGACTTCGTGAAGGTGATGCCCGACGCGTACGCCGAGGTCATCGCCGAGGACGGCCGCGAGGACGTCCGCAACGAACTCCCGGCGAAGGCGGGCGCAATCGTCGACGCCGGTACCGACAGAGTCGGCGCAGCGACGACGAGCGACGACTAA